aacatttattttaaaatgcaaaattataattatttaacagAAGAACAAACCAGTTTAAAAATCATCAAGACCATATTCACTGACTTCCGCATATGTTTGTATTACCTCCAATTCACCCAGCAACGTgtataagaaaaacaaagtaTACATCAGAATACTGAATATGCCCACAGAGCGGCGAACATAAAAATTAGTGGTCATTGACCACATCAAGGTACAAAAGAGTATAATAaccataaatataaaacaattttcaccCAAAGGGCCACCAGGTATCTATTGTtgataaagaaaacttaaaataacagAATTAACCGAACATCAAATACCAACACATACATGCACATGACCAGTTTCACTTCTTAAAGTTTTGATCACTAAAACTAGACCCAAACTGAGTAATGTATCTAAAAGggtaatatgttttaatatataaaaccgAAAAGAGATATGTGTAAAATTACTTACTAAAAAATGGTCCACCATAACAAGCCGCAAAAGCCATTTTCTGATAACCATGAAGAGCTAAAGCGGCATTTGATATCAAATCTCCAACGCCATTACCCCATGCTAATAACGTACAACCCAAAAAGGAGTTACTACAATTCATTACCAAGCCCAAGACATATAAAACTTCAACAGTTTCCGAGGCACAGGAATATATAACGAATATCGAACCATAAGCGGAAAGGAAAGCAATACACTTTgagaagtttaaaaaaacataatgcaatgttaaaacaattaaaaatgtataaacggGCAAGGCTTATTAAgagataccctacaccaatgagtatgtttaaaatatagattttttaataataaagcctTTATGTTCTTTTGTGCCTTaatcttgaaatattttaatgatttgttgTATACGGGGGCAACAAATATATGTCCCCATCTTTGTACAAAGGCCTCagaatatgatttttattatatactcTGCTtcaaagtggtgtagggtataataaagctTGTTACATACCACATGAAAATATGGTGCCTTATCTGTGCGTGAAGAAACAAAAGCTATAACTGCCAGAGGAAGGGTTAAAATCAGAGTATGGCAACATATAGGAAATCCCAGCCAGGTTTGGaattcaacttaaaaaaaaaacaattctattctataaaataaataattcaatgtaaaattcaattcaatataaaaacttacaaattaTAAGAAATGTGGTAAAAGGCAAAATAACTATTTGTACACAGTTCAAAAGTTTGGACCAACCATGTCTCTCTTCCTCATAGTTGACTATGGGTATGAATAGAGTTAATATAAAGTTCATGGGTGCCTTGAGACAAATTAAACTCTTTCCAAACCAACCAGCTTTCGACCATTCTTCGGGGTCTATGGGATTGAGGGTTTGCCACaattgttcaaataaatgtttattgcgACTGACATCATAACCAAAAAATGATTCTCTTGTAGCGTCGATATTTATAATGACCCTGGAACCTCGAGCTAAAATATCTATACTAGCTTCTTGGCGTAAAGtggtgtaatttttaaattcgactactgaatattttaaaaggaagataattattattatttgtttaatattttcataaaggAGTCTGTTACAGTATTCTGATCTAAAGaggaattattttttctattctatatcATAAAATAGggaaacaataaatttttcagaatgaattctatttaaattaataataattttactttcaCTCTAAAAGGAAGTCTAACAGGCCccttagtttattttaaattacccGACATTGTTCCTTTAAGCATTAGTTTTTCCATTTCTATAAAAGGTTTAGATTTAaggagattttaaaaattattattacgtaatttgtaaaacttttaagaTTTAAACTTACTGTTAACACGACGTTTCAATAAATATTGATCTAATAGTATAACCACCAAATAAGCAAGATATATTGATATAATGCCTAAAATTTTAGGAAGATCTTTCTAGAAACAATTTCAAATCAATCTGGTTTAATCATCACTTACAAAATGCCTCTAAACGTGTAACATAATTATCACTTTCTATAGCATAATCAATATATAAAGTACCCAATATGAAGAATGTAGTATCACGCAAAAGATTACTGCCACTTATATGGAAGGGGCGTATAATACAAATTACACCACCCACGAAGGTAGTGACATAAATAGCAGCACTAAGAAGATTTGAGTACAAGGTAGTTGTGGGATCATCTATACTGGCCAAACTTGTGAAAAGATCTGGTGAACCATTACCAAAAGCCAGCAGAGTAACACCAGCCAAATGCTCACTTAAACCCATTACTTTCGACAGCATTTCCAAAGAAGGACAGAAACTTAAATAGAAAACCAAAAGTAATATCATAAGAAAAACAGATGGCCAAAAACCTACAATCTATCGGCAGTGCTTCCAAGAATgataaacattataaaacacAGACATATGAATAGAATCAAATACGCATAAAGTTGAGCATCACTGGTGGGATTCAAGGAGCAATATAAGATGTCaatataattaaagaaataagcTTTATCTTGGCATTCTGCGGTATTACGCACATATTCACAGCGATATTCATACTCAATATCTTGGACACTTGAGCAGCTTAACTGAAACAGCACAAATAAAGATCACagctttctttttattttccaaccaaaaacaaaaacacacttgTTCATTTACTTACAAAATTACGAAATTTGGAGAATTCTTCAATGTAGAGCCTTTTAGAggtattcatttttattttgttttctattttttttttaataaattttcttcacaattatgttttcttccttttttccaaattaatttttattttcaaactgaATTATGAATTAtgagttttatttcaattatgtatatttttctacatACCCCATGTTTCCGTTccgttttatttcctttaatgtatttaacaatttttactttttttataattaattatttgccACTTCAAACCcccaaaaaacattatttatttagttatctTCAATTTGATTTATTGTTTCTTATGttattttcacttttactttcttttttctgcacatttttAATCACTAATTCCAACCATTTGTTTTAAGTGTAAAATCAAGTGTAAATATTAATTTCCGTTTTTAACCGGAAGTAGCCTGAATTCCTAGGCgccatatacaaatttttagttGTCATTGTGTTTATGTCTCTTTCATTTAATAATTGAACATTTATTTCTCCTctttaacatatgtatgtatgcgttTCAATGCGTCTCAATGCTTTAAGTTTGAATTGAATAAATTATGCTAAATAAATCGagtaaacaattgttattttctttttcaatgttTACCCTGTGTACTTAATCGCTTGAAGTGTTTGTAACaactaaatattattgtttaacttAAACACTAACTAGTTGGCTGGTAcgtagtaaatatttttgattttttacacACATATTCCTTCGCATTAAAGCAGTGATCGGCAGACTAGATAATTACTAGTTTATTGTTCGGTATATTAACTAATTTATGGATCTGTCTATGGACTATtaagcacaaaaatataaagtaaaaaagtacCCAACAACTTTTATATGTATAGTGAGGATTTAGACCCTATATAAATCTCCCTGTGCCGAACACTGTCtccatatgtatgtgtattacagagagttcttttttatattctaaaaattCCAACTCTAAATATAATATATGAGTAAAGgaattaaaacaaagaaaatacaaaCCAAATAGTGATGGTATTTCTATTACGTTACAATTGTGGTttcattgtatttatttttcgaaacattttgcaataaaacaTTTGTCATATCagtagtaaataaaaaaatgttaggaATTTGTAAAGTTGACGTTTAGATTTTACAAACGTTTTTATCGATAAGTTTTATATTCTCACCTCTAAGGAATTTTACACTTTAAGGATTTGTgagtgtaatttttaaaaatttgtatctagTTAATGGTTCAGtccagtttttagtctagtctatagtctagtctatagt
The window above is part of the Lucilia cuprina isolate Lc7/37 chromosome 6, ASM2204524v1, whole genome shotgun sequence genome. Proteins encoded here:
- the LOC111677274 gene encoding mitochondrial sodium/calcium exchanger protein-like translates to MNTSKRLYIEEFSKFRNFLSCSSVQDIEYEYRCEYVRNTAECQDKAYFFNYIDILYCSLNPTSDAQLYAYLILFICLCFIMFIILGSTADRFFCPSLEMLSKVMGLSEHLAGVTLLAFGNGSPDLFTSLASIDDPTTTLYSNLLSAAIYVTTFVGGVICIIRPFHISGSNLLRDTTFFILGTLYIDYAIESDNYVTRLEAFCIISIYLAYLVVILLDQYLLKRRVNKMEKLMLKGTMSVVEFKNYTTLRQEASIDILARGSRVIINIDATRESFFGYDVSRNKHLFEQLWQTLNPIDPEEWSKAGWFGKSLICLKAPMNFILTLFIPIVNYEEERHGWSKLLNCVQIVILPFTTFLIIFEFQTWLGFPICCHTLILTLPLAVIAFVSSRTDKAPYFHVCIAFLSAYGSIFVIYSCASETVEVLYVLGLVMNCSNSFLGCTLLAWGNGVGDLISNAALALHGYQKMAFAACYGGPFFNTLLSLGLVLVIKTLRSETGHVHIPGGPLGENCFIFMVIILFCTLMWSMTTNFYVRRSVGIFSILMYTLFFLYTLLGELEVIQTYAEVSEYGLDDF